The genomic interval ACTCTAATTGGGGaatttccctttttctttttttttttcccccaatcTAATTTCGTGAAGACACTGACATCACAACAACTACATATTGGGAAACAGTCTTTAGAATTTAGtggtatttatattatatagcTCTCATGAATCTGTAAATGCAAGCAAAGCAAAGCAATagtctctctctttttccttttctctttgGTCTTCAATACCTGTCACAGTGTCACTCTTATTCATTCAACCTTTCAATTTaccaattaattgattaagtattattatataaatatatataatatttgcaTTAGCCTTTGTTTCCTTTACTTCGGTTGTCCTTCCATTTTGGTAAGTCATCAACCTAATTctaattatcttattattattgcttttgcttatgctcctccctctctctctctctctctctctctctccctctctctcaaCTTGTGTGGTgtaaaaaacataataattagtGCAGCTTTAGTCATCTTTATGTCTCTTCATATATCAGATCATTGTATTTTGCTACTTCTATAATCTCAAGTCATTACTCCTCTTGAAGAGATagaaatttggtaaattttttaaacagaATTAGTCATTTTCCTGCTTGAATTTGTGCTAATATAACAAATTTGATCTGTTGCTGAAGTGGGTTTGGTGTTTTTAATGTCGTTTGGCTTTTGAAGGAACCAATGGAGACTGAAAATGGCGATTCGAAGTCGAAGCTGGAAGATTATGAAGTGATTGAACAGATTGGAAGAGGAGCATTTGGAGCAGCTTTTCTTGTTCTgcataaaattgaaagaaagaagTAAGCCAGTTTTCATCAAATTCTgttcaccccccccccccccccccccaaaaaaaaggtcTTAATCTTTAGcgaattcaagaaaaattgggaaatgatattttcaagaaaaatcaattagtGGGTACAATGTTTTATCAAAATGGCGACTTGACTTGAGCTTGCGTTTTAGATAGTGTAGCTTGCTTTCTAGATAGCGTCGGCACGACTTGCTGTTTCTTAGTGGAGAAGATTGACTTTTAGCTTACACAGTGTGTGGttgttgattttctttttccgtTAGGTATGTGTTGAAGAAGATTCGATTGGCCAAACAAACTGAGAAGTTCAAACGGACAGCACTTCAAGAGGTTGctttcttcataatttttttgtttcatttatttatttagtgaTTCTTGCAacattatttatgttttttagaAGCCATCAATTTTTTGACATTGCACTTTgcctatttatattttttcaatccTAATGATAATGTGTTTAGAAATTAGTTCTTTAGATATGCAGAATATGGTTATTTTCGTTTGTATAGACTTGTTTTTGAATCTTTAATGTGTAAAATTTGATTCGTCACTTTAATTTTGCAAAGCCATTTTTAAAGAACTCTTgataaaaatctcatttttagCAAAAATGTTTCGTATTTCATTTTGGAAAaggcttttttattttaattttggacAATTTTTATCTAAACTTATATTGATCTGATTGTAAATTATAGGCCTGGGTACCCAGTATCCTACACAGCATTCAACAAACGCATATATAGTCATCTGAGAACCTTTGGTTATACGTCTTTATCTTACCAACAGTTAGCAGATTCTTCAGTTCATTGGCTCCTCATTTGTTTtactgaattattttttgcacATTGATAATCCAAAATTGATCTGGGAAGTTCTTACTGAAATTGCACTTATGCTTTCCGCTTTTGGATTGATCTGCTGTAATACTTAACAGAATCATGATAATCAATGGAAAGTGAAATGAAGTTGTAGCTTCCATCCTGAAACTTGCAGTTTGGTACTTCTAAAAAGACTTTCAAACTTGCCATCTTTTAATGAGATTGTATATCGCTGTCTGGTTTTAAGATTGTAGATTGCCATCTAGTTTTCCTTCAACTTCTAGGAAGATACTTACAGTAGGGCCTCAGGCCCAGGCTTGAAGCCTAAATCGTTTTAATCTTCAATGCTCCAAGCAAAccaacttttctttcaaaagacTATTTATGTCCATTTCTTTTGCAGATGGACTTGATTTCCAAATTGAATAACCCATATATAGTAAAGTACAAAGATGCTTGGGTGGACAAGGTAAGCATGTCATGCATTTATATTCCGGTCTATGTAGAATTTGTTCCTATGAGACTATGTTACCTCTCTATTAACATGCTTGTTTCTCTTCATGTTTCATAGGGAAACTGTGTCTGCATCGTAACTGGTTACTGTGAAGGAGGAGACATGTAAGTTACCACCATGTTAATCTTTTCTTACTAGGTTGTGTGAAATTGTCGGGGTAGATTCTTGGGTCAAATCTTTACTAATAGGAAACAGAAAAGTATTGCCAAGAATGTATTAGTGGACTTTCTCAGGAAATGTGAACAGATCGTCAAGATTCTTGTTGATTCTATGGTGTAGGTTGCATGTTTGTTTCAGGTAGCACTTCTTGATCATTGAACATACTTACATTCATTTTTGTCTCTTTGTGAGAATTCAAGAATTGATAATTGAAGGCTACTGGTGATCTTCACCTGTACAGCCtagaagcaaattaaaagcTCGACctgcatattttttaaaattttacatctTATATCAGAAAACATTAtgctaaaatataaatttctctTTGCATATAGTTGTCAACTGAGGATACCTTTGACGAGATTTTACTAAaccaaaaatgcaaaatgtaGAATATGGAAATGCTGTTCATAGAGGACTAAACCAGAAACATTGTGTAATTGTcctgtttttaattttttttttttttttttttaactcaggGCTGAAATTATAAAGAAGGCCAGAGGAGCATGCTTTCCGGAGGAGGTAATCCTTATCGTGTTAATGAAATCATGCCCtatacatgcatgcatgcatgcatatatacatacactGCTGACTGAGGCAACATTCACCCATCCTGTATTTTGTTTGGCTTTGCTCAGAAACTCTGCAAATGGCTGACCCAGCTGTTGCTAGCTGTGGACTACCTTCACTCCAACCGTGTCCTTCATAGAGATCTTAAGGTATACCTatatgttataaatttttttaaaaattatgaataacaTGTTTTTGATTTAATCTTGTTCAATTACAGTGTTCCAACATATTTCTTACGAAGGACAACGACATCCGTCTAGGTATGAAGGAAAATTGTAGTtgggaaacaaaatttttcacTCTCATCAGCTTTGGCTTACAAGTTAAGATGTCTAAGAATTGTATGTCTTTTATGAACTATACAGGGGACTTTGGGCTTGCAAAACTACTGAATACAGAAGACCTTGCTTCCTCAGTATGAACTCATACTTGTTTTTGATACAATGCATTTCACTTTGTTTTCAACTTGAATCTAAAACAAGTTGTCAACTTTAAACCCTGTcaaaactctttattttatgaagCTATCATGCCCACAAGCACTTTTAAGTTACCATatcaaaatttcttataaaatacACTGAATACGAATACTTAGTATACAtactaacaaaattttatggttTCAATATCTTAAGAGCTTCTTTTAAAGACACTTTATTCAATTTAGTCATTCAGATAGTTTACTGTCAGTGCTGTTTCATGTCTCATAGGTTGTTGGCACTCCCAACTACATGTGTCCTGAACTCCTAGCAGACATTCCTTATGGCTATAAATCTGATATATGGTCGCTCGGTAAGAAATTCAGTAAGATTGGTTGTCAGTTTACCAAAATTATTTCGAGATTCATTGTTAACGGTAACATACATGTGTTGTTACAGGTTGTTGTATGTTTGAAATTGCTGCCCATCAACCAGCATTTAGAGCTCCTGTAAGTTTCAGCTTCAGATACATGTAATTACCGTACAGTGGCAATAAAATGTGTATATTTACTTTATGTAAAAAAGCCATAAttaaatgtatttattaagAACTCAACAGGATATGGCTGGActcatcaacaaaataaacagaTCATCCATTTCTCCACTCCCAATTGTGTATTCCTCCACAATGTAAGTATCTCTCGCAATCCTATTACAGATATTCGATGTTTCTCAAGGACCACTCTAGTTCATATAACACACATGCAATTGCCCTTTTTCCCCATGATTCCATATTTTATCTTACAATATCATATATGTATTTACTGAGATGGCATTTTAATATCACaggaaacaaattattaaaagcaTGCTAAGGAAGAACCCAGAACATAGACCAACTGTGAGTTTCAGTTACCCTAACCTCATATCTGGTCTATTTAAAAGCAATTATTCATTCTTGTGCCTGcactttttgaaatttaggCTTCAGACCTGTTGAGGCATCCGCATTTACAGCCATATCTCCTTCGATGCCAAAACCCATCTTCTGTTTATCTTCCAATAAAGCCGACAAACATTATGAAggagaaaacaagaaaatcacCATCTAGCAAACATAATAGTCGCAAGGATAAGGGGGAGAGAGAGGCAGCAGCACCTAACCAGTTGGAAAATGTTCGTTCAGTAGCGAAAAATATTGCTGTACAGCTCAACAATCTACCTCTCGATGACAAGCCAACTTCCAGTACTAGTACAGAAGACAACCTTGAGACCAAGAAAGTTGATCCTACTAGCTACACAATGGAAGTCTCCAGCTCCATCAATGATTCCAAAGAAAGGTCCACTCAAACTGAGACAAGTGATTGCAGCAGAGACAAGCAAGCTCACTTTAATGGCAGCACTGGCTCTGACTTAACCTCAGAGATCACAGCAAATTCTCAGAATGAAATACAAGAACCTGCTGATGCACATGTACAACCCGCAGAAGAGATAGATGTCGAGACTGTGAAAAGTAAAGATCAAAATCCATTTAGCGATCGAGTTATTGAAGAAGCTGATATAGAGGGTGAGAGCGCTGTTCCCTTGGACTGTGGGAAAATGACGCCGTCCAGTGCAGGCTGCAACGGTAACAACGAGTCTCCTGACGATAAAAGTTCATCATCAGCTATATATGAACCCGAAGTAGCACCTGGAAGTTGTTCGCCAAAGATAAATAGCGACAATGCACAGAATGGGGAAGCTCACATGGGCAACTTGTCATCTGCAAGCAATGATGCACTTCCTTGTAAAGATGAAGCTCAGACAAAACCAGATAATACTAGTTGCTCCATGCAAACAGAGAAAGATGATTCTCGTGCATTTAATCTGGCACCAAGCGACATCTCATTACTAAGTACCGTTACGGGGATAAGTTGTGATGAAATCAGGGCAGAGTGGGAGAATCCAACCCAGCAAAGAGCAGATGCTTTGGAGTCTCTTCTTGAGTTATGTGCACGGCTGCTGAAACAGGACAAACTTGATGAACTGGCTGGAGTGTTAAGACCATTTGGTGAAGAAACTGTCTCATCTAGAGAAACAGCTATCTGGTTGACAAAAAGCCTCGTGTCTGCACAGAAATTTAATGGGGGAACGGGAAATTGATTATCTCGAGGTATTGccattaatttttacaatttttttttttttttttgggaatgtTGAGATAAAATGGTTTTCTTGGAGTGTTTGATTGAAGATTAGAAGCTTGAATAACATAATTTGTAGATTTAACACACGGTTGGCTTTCGTGGGAAATAAACTggattgattgatttatttatttatcttaaaagCAATTTATGTCAACAAGTTTCTTGTGGGATTTGGATGGCAGTTAACGTAGTAACTACAGATAGTGTTCATTGCATTAGATGCTGAtgcttcaaaaaaaaaaatcttttttaactgaattattaaaaaggaGAGCAATCAAATAATGGGGTAATTAGGATAAAATCAAGGTGTGTTTTATTCcgacataaatttcaaaagcaaaatacAATTTAGGTTAAAATTCCGCTCACAACTAGGACGAGGATGAGGGGCTTGGtttataattatacaataATTCGAAAAAAGAAATACCACCTACCATGGCAAATGAAATTgaacaagaaagaaattaaaaacctTCCTTAGTATACATATTGACTATATACGCATATATAAGATGGATCattcttttgaaatttgaagctTCAAGCACACgtatttttcattatctaaGTCTTCAAATTCGCAGCAAGACTAATGCCAGTAGTAGGCCAAAAATGACACAAGGGATGCCACAACCAAAGAACCCATAACGGGCAATGTCTCAGCGGCCCCATCAGCGGATGGGCCGAGGGCTGAGTCCGATGGGGCCATGCTCGGCCCTGGGCCACCAGCCTCAGGACCTTGTGCCGGGGCTGGGTCTGCGGCCACGGCAACGCTCAAGCAGGCGGCGACGGCGACGAGTACAGCACAAGAGATCTTCCTCACGTCCATATTGGATGTAGCTGATTAATCTGATTGGTAACCTAACGCCTGCCTTGGAGTTCAAGAAATAGCCCTTCTATTTTtctgggattttttttttaaattagcgAATACCTTTTTTATTCTACTTTTTTGGGTACTTTTGGCAGGTCTGTATAAGATGAGTGATGTAGAgggtaatatatatataagaagaATTGGGGTTATTTTTAGGACtaattggttttttttagttgaagATTTTTTGTTACTTGTTGGATTTCACCATGAGAAGAGGATGACCATGCAGGCTTGCGGGATGTGTATGGATATCTTTTGTTCTCGTGCATGAGGCAGAAAATTTTTAGTTAGAGTTTGaacagtttctttttttttatttaatgtaaaatttaaataaaaaatcccaAGGAAACTAGCTTACCGTACCAATTAATATCATTGTCTCTCAAATCGGTTAAGATAGATGAATTAgggaataaataaataaataaataaataaagcatgATATTCCTAAGGTTTACacttaatttacaaataaactcataacacttcatgaataaaattacaCACAAACAATCTTTTGTTAGaactttacatttatttagGGACATCGAACATATCATCAtactttactttttaaaaattacgcAACAGTAATATGACATATCAGACGTATATACCTTCTACTGAAGgttaacttttaattatattatttactcAAACTTAAAATAGGTACAAAGTACATTTATAGACACTTGAGCTATGCCCAAGGGACTAGATTAGTGTGCCAATGCTGTCACCCAATTGTTCGAGACAAACCACTATAGTTGATTTATTTTCGTGTCATTATTGAGGTTGAGAGTTTAAGTCTCTCCATACACATTGTGGGAGTAGATTTTCTCCTTATTCAAGTAGGTTTTCTGGCTAACTAACATAACATAACATTGTTCGTTCAGCGGATAAAATCTCTCGTGTCAAATACAAGAAATAGCGCCAACATGTGGAGAGTTAGAATCTTGAGGGGGCAAATGCCACAGTCAAATTGAACttcaatgaaattgttttctttgccAAATTAAAGATTGGGGGGGGAAAAACTGTACTCTCTCCGAACAAATAATTTGGCCGACAAGACTCAAGAGTGACAACTCACGTATTGTTGTAACTTCAAAGACATGCCTAGAGAAGTTAAACGGctaatttcaacttttttttcatctGAAAGCTGCTCTGTCTCTAAAAGGGCAGCTCACCTCTTTTGCGTACAAACCTTAATTTCACAATGACTATCGCCATCGACTTTCAAATAGCGGAGGCGTCACTTATTTTAGCCGCAACAAATCAATTTTGTGATGATCATTTGCCACCTTTCCCTATAATATAATAAcgagaaaattaattatgtccATATGGTGTACACATTCTtgcatttttataagtttttaagaTACATAAGACCTATTAAAACCATATGTTCTGTCTAAATTATAGTGTTCATAGTTGACTCATTTAACATTATGctacctttttttatttttccccccCTTAATTGGTATCTTTGGACTGAATTATTTTGAGCTTAGATTAATCCGATTCATTTTAGActtcaacaaaagaaaaaaaagaaaagaaaggtagcttaaatatataaaaagaagattaaatcACACAAGTAAAAGCAAAAGTGAGTGCCCAACTGCAGAAAAATTGGACCATAAGGTGAACCGTACCACATGAGATCTGAAAAACGGATCTAGTCATTTATTGCCACGTGTTGGACTATCTATTAACAACCGTTGATCAACTACTTCGTGGTGCCCACGCTGGATCACAACCCTATACCTTAATCAGCAATGGGCCCTTATCTTGACCCAGGCCCAAGATGACGGAAAATGATGGGCGAACGCTTTTCACGTACAACGATGAATGTGGAACCTGAATTTCAcggaaaaaatattttgtattacaTGCCACCTAAGACCTTACCCCATTTATAAATAGTTCAAAGTttcatccattttttttcaaaatatacaCACAAATTATTCAACAATTACTCGAGTCCTGATTTCTTTTAGTAGCCTCTCTGAGCTTTATCCCATTTTTCTATCAAAACCTTTTCGGAAATGGCACAATTTGGCTCAATTTTCGGTCACATTGCGGCGATCATGATCATGGCATTGTTCTATATATCTGCAACTATGGCACAAGACAGCCCTGCTGCTCCTTTGCCGGCGATGGATGCCGGAGCCGGGTTTTCTTTGCCGGTTTGTTGGGCTCTGATAGTTTCTTCCGTTGTGGGATCCCTCGTTGCTTTTGTCTTGCATTGAGTGAGATATCGGAGTTGTGAGGATGATGGGTTCATATGTATATCATTTCTTGTGGTATTACATAAAGAGGAcggttttgattttgttgctGGATTGTGCTGTgatttgcttcttcttttgatttattaatatctttttgttttggtcATTATAATGTATCATGATTAATGTATAAACGTCCTGTGTGATTGagttaaatgattttgaattgCTTAaatgccccccccccccccccttttttttttttttgcctatTTGCCTTATGGgtcatttttgtaaatttgcCTTATGCGTACTTCTTAAGAcataaatcatcatcatcttttaACCCAtaatattttcacatttcctaaaaaaatcaaattattattattttttttttacaaaaagctacaaaaatttagaacatgtctataatatttaaaacactATCGtttaatttacattatttGAAAGGAGTTGATATAACATATtacaattgattaaattgaaaacatattaggacacataatttatttttatttcatacgTTATTTCAATCAATTATATGTTACGACAAAGGATAAAAGTCCTCTCATGATTTGATACTTTATCTGAGCAAATGCAATCACGAGATTGGTAGTTGATAAAACgcatatataataaataaat from Citrus sinensis cultivar Valencia sweet orange chromosome 9, DVS_A1.0, whole genome shotgun sequence carries:
- the LOC102613123 gene encoding serine/threonine-protein kinase Nek6-like isoform X2: METENGDSKSKLEDYEVIEQIGRGAFGAAFLVLHKIERKKYVLKKIRLAKQTEKFKRTALQEMDLISKLNNPYIVKYKDAWVDKGNCVCIVTGYCEGGDMAEIIKKARGACFPEEKLCKWLTQLLLAVDYLHSNRVLHRDLKCSNIFLTKDNDIRLGDFGLAKLLNTEDLASSVVGTPNYMCPELLADIPYGYKSDIWSLGCCMFEIAAHQPAFRAPDMAGLINKINRSSISPLPIVYSSTMKQIIKSMLRKNPEHRPTASDLLRHPHLQPYLLRCQNPSSVYLPIKPTNIMKEKTRKSPSSKHNSRKDKGEREAAAPNQLENVRSVAKNIAVQLNNLPLDDKPTSSTSTEDNLETKKVDPTSYTMEVSSSINDSKERSTQTETSDCSRDKQAHFNGSTGSDLTSEITANSQNEIQEPADAHVQPAEEIDVETVKSKDQNPFSDRVIEEADIEGESAVPLDCGKMTPSSAGCNGNNESPDDKSSSSAIYEPEVAPGSCSPKINSDNAQNGEAHMGNLSSASNDALPCKDEAQTKPDNTSCSMQTEKDDSRAFNLAPSDISLLSTVTGISCDEIRAEWENPTQQRADALESLLELCARLLKQDKLDELAGVLRPFGEETVSSRETAIWLTKSLVSAQKFNGGTGN
- the LOC102613123 gene encoding serine/threonine-protein kinase Nek6-like isoform X1, with the protein product METENGDSKSKLEDYEVIEQIGRGAFGAAFLVLHKIERKKYVLKKIRLAKQTEKFKRTALQEMDLISKLNNPYIVKYKDAWVDKGNCVCIVTGYCEGGDMAEIIKKARGACFPEEKLCKWLTQLLLAVDYLHSNRVLHRDLKCSNIFLTKDNDIRLGDFGLAKLLNTEDLASSVVGTPNYMCPELLADIPYGYKSDIWSLGCCMFEIAAHQPAFRAPVSFSFRYITQQDMAGLINKINRSSISPLPIVYSSTMKQIIKSMLRKNPEHRPTASDLLRHPHLQPYLLRCQNPSSVYLPIKPTNIMKEKTRKSPSSKHNSRKDKGEREAAAPNQLENVRSVAKNIAVQLNNLPLDDKPTSSTSTEDNLETKKVDPTSYTMEVSSSINDSKERSTQTETSDCSRDKQAHFNGSTGSDLTSEITANSQNEIQEPADAHVQPAEEIDVETVKSKDQNPFSDRVIEEADIEGESAVPLDCGKMTPSSAGCNGNNESPDDKSSSSAIYEPEVAPGSCSPKINSDNAQNGEAHMGNLSSASNDALPCKDEAQTKPDNTSCSMQTEKDDSRAFNLAPSDISLLSTVTGISCDEIRAEWENPTQQRADALESLLELCARLLKQDKLDELAGVLRPFGEETVSSRETAIWLTKSLVSAQKFNGGTGN